In Styela clava chromosome 6, kaStyClav1.hap1.2, whole genome shotgun sequence, the genomic window gaatatatatttaagaaaaCTCCTGCGcgtttaaaataattcaaaatatttgtccaAAATACCAACCGACAAAGAGATTTTTACAACGGAATTATGACCACAAAATATAATTACCGAACTGCTAGATAATGATGATATCGTATTTCATCTCCGTTCCAAACATAATGCAAAACATTTGGTATTTCGTCGTTACTTTGTTGGATGACATTTGAACTACAATGTATTGAAGAGTGAGCTTTCATCAGCTGTGTATCTAATTCATCTACCTGTTGtacgtaaaacaaaaaaaaatgcatgGCTTCATATCAAAGAGTACACGATGCACAATAATATGGTAATAATGACATTTTATAATTATCTGTGAAATTGAAAATCAATCTATTATCGTGGAAAAGCAGAGTTGCAGCCTATTTTATTATAGTTACATCGAAAACGCCTTCATACTTATCGAAAAAAGTACTGGGAACTATAGGATTCTAATAAGTCCGATGACGTTATGCATTATGTTATTTGTCATGGCATCTCACCATAAAATAAGGAGTTCCAAATAAAGATATTCTGATAAGTTGTCCGAAGGTGTTGTCCATGGTAACCAAATCTGATTCTGGGAGTTCGAGAATTGACTTCAGCGATGCTTTTGCGtcactagaaaaaaaaatttttttttacaaaaatgggACAATATTGTGCATGGAAAAGGAATTTTCAGGAGGTATCAATGCAGAAAGATTATATCAACGAAAACAAAACCAAGGGTTTGAAGACCAAATGGggagtttgaaaatattacaaagataTAGGTACTTTTTACGCTGATCCACTCATAATTTCAAGCAATATTAACCAAAGTGTTCAATAAaaagtgacagaaatataaaaatcaaaaatatatattttgctcATTTTCTCAAAATAGCGTTTTATTAATTTGCTCTTTTGAGTTGAAGCCATGGAAACTAGTTCGTTGTTTTCGTAGCCGTTTTTCTTTTTATTACTAAATGAACTAAAGACATTACTGAAAGTATCAGTTTTTTCGAATGTTCTCATTATTACCATTATAAATAAATACCGCTGTCACGTACAAAAGATTTTACTCAAATTATCAAATTCGTAAATGTTTACAGTGTAGAGCAACAGATACTTCATCATACTCACGGTACATTAACATATAAATGGACGCAATAATTGTATCTAAGATCCCAGTTATTGTAGAACAGCCAATCAGAACCATCAACATAGTTTGGTCTCATCATTGAATATTGCTCGACGTGAAGTTCAAGTTCTGGAAATTGTTCGTGAAGTCTGAAAATAACAATCGatgtaaaatgaaatgtttGGCGCTGTTTGTATCGGTTAAGCGGCACCTTCAACATTGTGACATCAGAGCACAAGTTGTGACTGACTACAGACAGTTGACTGAGACTAAGCGATCTGTCACAATATCCACTGTTGGTCGTATTCAAAGTAGGAAGAGATAAAACTACACCTCCAGTTTACAAAGTCTTGGGTACGTTACTATTTGCACTTTCGCAAGGCATATCACCAATAGTTAAATTCCATATCACATACAGGCTTATTATTATTTGGGGAAcactcaaatattttttgtatatatgagtATATACGAATGCAGTAATTAATAGTACAGTACAGTTAATTATGCGTGAAAACTTTCTTCTTTGTTAGACTACTTTGGTAAATGAACCTTAGTTGTAAATATATTAACTGTAACTATTCTCTACAGTCAGAACATGGATCTCGTTTCTGCAGTGCACGCTATCTATGATCAATATGATGAGAAATATgtgtaaaaattgtattttgtatAATCTGATATCTACgatgaaaattgaatttggcTGATCcgccacgagatgtgtattctaGTATGAAAAATGCTTCCAATAAATATCTACAAATTAACTTACTTCCTGGGCATCGCTGTACTGTGATCGCTCCAACGTGTGTAATCAAAATTAATGTAGGATTCCAACCATATCTGCATAAAACTTGAGTTTCTCTCTGATAATATGAAACTGTTACCTGTATGGGATTATAACAATAGAAGTGTATGAAAGCAAAGTTGAAAAGACTTTAACATCTCATAAAATCATCAATTCTTATTTTTCCgactataatatttttctcttcAGTTGTACTTCATTAGGAGACCTGGTAAGTCAAGTTATTGGACATAGAAATGTACTCGTTGAAAAGTTCAAGATATCTATTTAAAGTTGTTTAAGTGTTAGTTAAAGAATGTATAGAGTCTGATTCGTTGAGAAGGAGTAGAGAAATCCCCGTAAGAAATTTTGCGTAGATAACCAGAGTACCAACTCAAAGAAAATTATTCAAGAGTATGTTTTCTTGAATAGTGAACAACATCCCGACTATGAAGTGAACAATAACTCACCGTACGAGCGATCTTCCTCTTTTCCTAAAACGGCAGAATATTTCATCAGTTCATCCATGGGCCGCACAAACATCACGTTCACATCTGAGTATATTCCACCATATTTTAAAAGTATATTCATCCTACAAAGAGACAGtttgataattttaaaatatacttcGTAACTTTTTCTGAAACCCCGAAGTTGGTTAGCTGGAAGTATCAAATATTTACACTGAGCAATATACCTATAGAGCAACTGATATACAGTTGTTCATTAAGTTATCTAAAAAGACTAAACACTTAAAAAATCCACTCTTGGATGTAAAGCAATGGTAAGTATGTTTTTCACTTATCCTGTGGAAAAAGCTTTAGGTCTGAACCATCTGTACGATGAATtgtaggtactcccgaagtatgttaaccaagatggcggacaccggaacgtagtatgcgtaccaggttagggttaggccataattttattccaattttcattattccAGTTTTATTccagttcggggactagccaagtgactcccgtagtatttatacctgaaattattgcctaaccctaacatggtacacatactacgttccagtgtccgccatcttggttcacatacttcgggagtaccgaatagcATGATGATAATCTCTTCCAATATAAACAAATGCTTGCTCAATTCGAATAATTGCAAGCTTGCAAACTACTGGCACTAACGATTACGTTTTGCCTGAACGAGTGGAAATGGagaaatcgttttgttatttgttATACATCAGCTTGAAATCTTGTTAACCTTGCCAATTTATTAAATCTGTGTTTAATAAGTAGTTACCGTGCTACATCTGACTTGTGTTCCACTAGTTTCACATGTCTATGCCAAACTTTATCTGGAGGTTTCAAGTTGACGATTCTGATGCAAGGAATTTCTGCTTTCAATCGTTCCCAGTACGGACCAATGGGCTCATCTTCGTCCATATGGAATATAATCATCCGAGGTTTCTGAATCAATGCAGCACTCCTGAgacataaatgtaaaataaatcgTTCTGGATACATAATAAAGTTATTCATAAATGAAGCTAATATTTTGGGGCTATTTTACACATTCGCCCTCCACAAACATAGTCTTTAACGCAGAGAACGACTGTAGAACAACCAACTGGAATGTTGTAAGTATATCATACCCAATACATCATAGTGTGATTAGAATATTTTCCCTACTAAACTACTTAATTATACTACAATTTGCAAGCAGACACTGAATTGTCACGTGTTGTGTGAAGAACAGGAAAAATTTCAACCAGGCAGTTTTATAATCCAAACTGAATTTTTagtctattatatatatatcacatgaACTCACCTCACGGCGtagtattgtaaaatattaatctTGAATTTCCCAAACCAGACATAATGCACGATATTCGGAATCCTATGTCCTGGTTTTAAAACATCTTTTCCGCATACTACTTTGGCAAACGGAATGTATGTACCTTCCAATGATCCAATGTTAAAAGACGGATATTTGTGCAAACTTGGTCGTCTAAGTGTCAAACCATGACGAAACAAACTACCATAAGGTACATCTACCTCGAAATCTGCTGTGACGGTGGCATCAAAGCGAAACCTATGCAGATATTGGCCGTATTGGAATATTCCATATAAGCCGCAAAGCACAAGCAAACCTGCTGTCACTATAACTATAACCCGCATGTTCAAACCAACCACcaactaaatttaataaaagtaATCCGAACGACATTGTCAATTTCCATAACCCTGATACCTTCGCTAGTCAGCCCTCAGGCGATACACAGTAAGGAACAAAAGTTTCACCCTATCACAACCTTATGAATACAACATTAACGACGACAATTAATGCAATAAAAACTTGATAAAAGGCGGGCGTAAGTTATGTTACTTTATCTTCTGTAATTCACAGTAGTATAGAAATTAATGCGAACAAAAAGTTATATAGCAGGCGGCAATTATCGACGTCGTAAAATAGATCTTATCGAGAAGCGTGAAGATTTTAATGATAAAAAGATAA contains:
- the LOC120330834 gene encoding uncharacterized protein LOC120330834, coding for MRVIVIVTAGLLVLCGLYGIFQYGQYLHRFRFDATVTADFEVDVPYGSLFRHGLTLRRPSLHKYPSFNIGSLEGTYIPFAKVVCGKDVLKPGHRIPNIVHYVWFGKFKINILQYYAVRSAALIQKPRMIIFHMDEDEPIGPYWERLKAEIPCIRIVNLKPPDKVWHRHVKLVEHKSDVARMNILLKYGGIYSDVNVMFVRPMDELMKYSAVLGKEEDRSYGNSFILSERNSSFMQIWLESYINFDYTRWSDHSTAMPRKLHEQFPELELHVEQYSMMRPNYVDGSDWLFYNNWDLRYNYCVHLYVNVPDAKASLKSILELPESDLVTMDNTFGQLIRISLFGTPYFMVDELDTQLMKAHSSIHCSSNVIQQSNDEIPNVLHYVWNGDEIRYHHYLAVRSTIESLKPRAVYIHVLTGSDPFHYGYLLMLREIECLHIVDASHLHSLVMNSVSPHHLQKLIPGLHVLYKHGGILMDFNTTIFGTNALKDIMMNDFIIGKSAEEDFDYSMIMAKPQSEYLFEWMNLLQNISSLDDIENSLIGALQIDINEKVSLTGSLLSIPSPSWFDEENPEVPKTSGISFRNSKWDSIPVNVTEKQILKQNDFLGVFGRMVILNDTG